The following DNA comes from Bacillota bacterium.
TCTTTAACTTCAAAACTCGTTTTTTATCATTATATGTAAAAAACATAAAAGAATAAAGGATAAAATAGATGCAGCCTAAAAGGAGCATAGTTTTACCCGCATTGACGAGAATATACTTGTAAACATCAATCATTTGAATCACCCTATAACAGATAGAAAAGTCTAAAGTCTTTGGCCAGGAAGTCACAATATGCTAGGATCCTTTGTTTGCATTATATCAAAAAATACCAGGCCCATCATTAAAATGTCGTTTATCTACCTTCTAAGCTATAAATATAAAAATTTTCAAAAAGCTGGAACATTTTTTGTATTAGTAACGTCTTATAAAAGGACAAATATTAATAGATCCCAAATAAAATCTGTTCATTGAATCAATTCATTGAAAAAAAGGTTATTCGTATCCTTGACAGGAAAATTTTTGTCAACAACGTAAAAGAGAATACTTTATGAATGAAAAGTTCCCGTTCGTGAGTACAAAGGTCGTTTTTACGAGTGAAAATGGGGCTTTCATGAAATTTCAGTAAAAAATTATAAAAAATGGTGTATAATATTAGGCACACAGACATTCTAGGAATAACACAAAGATGTTTTACCGGCAAATGATAGAAAGTAGGGGGTTGGACAGGGGGAGCTATCCTGAGGGGGGTGTTCTTTTGTCCTCTTTAATTACGGATAAAAAGCAAAAAGTTTCTCTTGTATGTGGCGGAGAACAGATTTTGCTTGATCAGGACGAAATAGTGATGTGTTGCATAAGAGGTAAACAGATAAAAATTTATATGAAAGACGGCAAAGTTTACACCTGTTACGGCAACCTGAAAAAGATAGGGCAAAAGCTTACCGAAGGCAGTTTTTTCAGGAGTCATAAATCCTACCTGGTAAACGTCAGCTTTATAGAGAAGATTACCAGCCAATATGGAGAAAGGGAAATAGAATTCAATTGCATAAGAGAAAGAGCAGCGCTCAGTAGGAGAAAGGCAAAAGAGTTAAAGAAGCTGCTTGAATAAAAACCGTTAAAACCATAAGATCGACCGATGAAGCCGTGAAAGTGACCGTTTAGGATGTAAATTCGACCGTTTAGGGAATACAGCCTAAAAATGTTTAAAAATGGTGGTATAATATGGACAAGAAAAGCTCATCAGGAAGTGTGTATACATAAGGTAAAAAACAAGCATCCCCACCAATGTATACATCTTTTCGCAGGACTATACATTGGCAGGGACTCACCCTTTACCCGAAAGAGACGGGCAGGGAATTAACTTTATTATACCTCCCTCTCCAGTCTCTGTAAAGGTAAAGGAGATTGTTGTAGGGAGAGGTGGTGCTTATGAGGGTAATATGAATGTAAAAGAGTTGTAATATCTATGGATAAAATGCTGAAGAGCTAGTATTAAATTCCAAAGGAGGAGATCTAGTGAAGAAGGCTTTTAGTATTATTTTAACACTGTGTTTTATTCTGTCTTTAAGTGTGAATGCTCTTGCAGTAGAAACGAATGATGAAGTTACACCTAAAGGTTATTGGGAGTATTGGAAAATCGATGATAAAAAGAAGAATTATGACGAAGAGCCGATAGGTAATTGGGAACTTGTTTATGTAGGAACACCAGCTAAGAAACCAGGTGAAACTGATACAGTTACTGCATCATTAACACGCAGTGCAGAAGTAACTGGCTCAATACAAGTGCCTGTTAAACAAATAGCGGCATCAGTAAACGTTACTTTAGGAGTAGGATACACTGTAGGAGGCTCACGCACATCAGCTCCGCTTGATGTTGGCGAATATGTAAAAGGATATGCACGTCCAGTTGCTTCTATCCATAGGGTAACTCAAAGAAAGTATATTCATATGGA
Coding sequences within:
- a CDS encoding LytTR family transcriptional regulator: MSSLITDKKQKVSLVCGGEQILLDQDEIVMCCIRGKQIKIYMKDGKVYTCYGNLKKIGQKLTEGSFFRSHKSYLVNVSFIEKITSQYGEREIEFNCIRERAALSRRKAKELKKLLE